One segment of Saprospiraceae bacterium DNA contains the following:
- the feoB gene encoding ferrous iron transport protein B: MKEARGKVPKIALIGNPNSGKSTVFNQLTGLRQKTGNFPGVTVEVKEGRLRFPSGAEALLIDLPGTYSLHPTSSDEKIVTTVLTNPKDDFYPDALVYVADVTHLEKHLLLFTQLLDLGLPMLMALNMADTAAEAGIKVNTGKLAERFGVPVVSISGRTGENIQKLLLDLEKLLNGDGHHRRPTSAFYPLREVEKQVADAAQLNVATGSPYHALLLAHHHAWLPFLQKQERETLAAIVQTKDFQSLRVQVDETLDRFDRFTPIVRQTVSQPSVEPTTFTDRIDTILTHRWFGPLIFFGVMLLVFMAIFFGYDITGGWVESGIGVVIDAISGGLRENWFTDLLTKGVLPGLQGILVFVPQIALLFLLITILEEVGYMARAVFIFDKTMRRFGMNGRSIVALIGGGACAVPAIMGTRTISNWKERLITVMVTPFISCSARIPVYLVLIPVALPHSSWWTKSLVFGGMYFFGLLAALGAAYTFKKLLRTSDPSYLALELPVYRMPHWKNVWLTVWEKVKAFISGAGKIILYISVILWILGNTGPSGALDNAEAQVKATATAEISQDSLDDLVAAKRLEASFAGMVGKAIEPLIAPLGYDWKIGIALLSSFAAREVFNGTMYTIYSLESVGRVEEEEAANQRPFERYSRLRRQMREDTFRDGRPVYTLATGISLLVFYALAMQCMSTLAVVRRETGSWKWPLFQFFFMSGLAYLCAWVAFTVLSR, encoded by the coding sequence ATGAAAGAAGCACGCGGCAAAGTCCCGAAGATAGCACTCATTGGCAACCCGAACAGCGGCAAATCCACGGTTTTCAACCAACTGACCGGGCTGCGTCAAAAAACTGGCAATTTTCCCGGGGTGACGGTGGAAGTGAAGGAAGGTCGTTTGCGCTTCCCCAGCGGAGCGGAGGCGCTCTTGATTGACCTGCCCGGCACTTACAGCTTGCACCCCACCTCTTCCGACGAGAAAATCGTCACGACCGTGCTCACCAATCCCAAGGATGATTTTTACCCTGACGCACTGGTCTATGTGGCCGACGTGACACACTTGGAGAAGCATTTGCTGTTGTTTACGCAGCTGCTTGACTTGGGCTTGCCGATGCTTATGGCGCTCAATATGGCCGATACTGCCGCTGAAGCAGGCATCAAAGTGAACACTGGCAAATTGGCCGAACGCTTTGGGGTGCCGGTGGTCTCCATCAGTGGGCGCACAGGCGAGAACATCCAGAAGTTGTTGCTCGATTTGGAAAAATTGCTGAACGGCGACGGGCACCACCGACGCCCCACATCGGCATTTTATCCTTTGCGGGAGGTCGAAAAACAGGTGGCCGATGCGGCACAGCTCAATGTTGCGACGGGTAGCCCCTATCACGCCTTGTTGCTGGCCCATCATCACGCTTGGTTGCCTTTTTTGCAAAAACAGGAACGTGAGACATTGGCCGCCATCGTGCAGACCAAAGATTTCCAGTCCTTGCGGGTGCAGGTGGACGAAACCCTCGACCGCTTCGACCGCTTCACGCCCATCGTGCGGCAGACGGTGTCGCAACCTTCCGTCGAGCCCACCACTTTTACTGACCGTATTGACACCATCCTGACGCACCGTTGGTTTGGGCCACTTATCTTTTTTGGCGTGATGCTGCTGGTCTTTATGGCGATATTTTTTGGATACGACATCACGGGCGGCTGGGTGGAAAGCGGCATTGGCGTAGTGATAGATGCCATTAGCGGGGGTTTGAGAGAAAATTGGTTCACCGACTTGCTGACCAAAGGGGTATTGCCGGGCTTGCAGGGCATCTTGGTTTTTGTGCCTCAAATCGCGCTGCTTTTTCTGCTCATCACCATTTTGGAAGAAGTGGGCTACATGGCGCGGGCGGTATTTATTTTTGATAAAACCATGCGCCGCTTTGGCATGAACGGGCGGAGCATCGTGGCGCTCATTGGCGGTGGTGCTTGCGCGGTGCCAGCCATCATGGGCACACGCACCATCAGCAACTGGAAAGAGCGGCTCATCACGGTAATGGTGACGCCATTCATCAGTTGCAGCGCACGCATCCCGGTCTATCTGGTGCTCATCCCGGTGGCTTTGCCCCACAGCAGCTGGTGGACCAAGTCGCTCGTGTTTGGTGGGATGTATTTCTTCGGGCTGCTCGCCGCCTTGGGGGCTGCCTACACATTCAAGAAGCTCTTGCGGACCAGCGACCCTTCCTATCTCGCGCTGGAGCTCCCCGTCTATCGGATGCCCCACTGGAAAAACGTGTGGCTCACGGTGTGGGAAAAAGTCAAAGCCTTTATCAGCGGCGCAGGCAAAATCATTCTCTATATCTCTGTCATCTTGTGGATTTTAGGCAACACGGGGCCGTCCGGCGCTTTGGATAACGCCGAGGCGCAGGTGAAGGCCACCGCTACGGCAGAGATATCGCAAGACTCGCTCGACGACTTGGTGGCTGCCAAAAGGCTGGAAGCCTCGTTCGCGGGCATGGTGGGCAAGGCTATAGAACCACTCATCGCGCCGCTTGGCTACGATTGGAAAATCGGCATTGCCTTGCTCTCTTCATTTGCGGCAAGAGAGGTGTTCAATGGCACGATGTACACCATTTACAGCCTTGAGAGCGTGGGCAGGGTGGAGGAGGAGGAAGCCGCCAACCAACGTCCTTTTGAGCGTTATAGCCGTTTGCGAAGGCAAATGCGAGAGGATACTTTTAGGGACGGACGGCCTGTCTATACTTTGGCGACAGGCATCTCGCTGCTGGTTTTTTACGCGCTGGCGATGCAGTGCATGAGCACTCTGGCTGTGGTGCGCCGCGAGACGGGCAGCTGGAAATGGCCTTTGTTCCAGTTCTTCTTCATGAGTGGGCTGGCCTATCTGTGCGCGTGGGTGGCGTTTACGGTGTTGTCAAGATAA
- a CDS encoding DEAD/DEAH box helicase → MDFTEFGFDPDLLDGIEALNFKTATPIQAKAIPVILEGKDLIGIAQTGTGKTAAFVLPIIHKILESNEANYTQALIIVPTRELAMQIDQAIAAYSYFTDISSIAVYGGGGGKDFAQGKEAITSGTDIIIATPGRLLAHINLGYVNFSRLRFLVLDEADRMLDMGFMPDLTKIIKTLNPQRQSLLFSATMPQGVMKLAKTLLRNPVTVSIALSKPAEGVSQGAYMVNDRQKLPLIADILKDRTGQRILIFCSSKIAVGQLYQQLKSRGLPIARISSDLEQEEREQVMLAFRNRQTDILVATDVLSRGIDIDGIDLVVNYDVPRDAEDYVHRIGRTARAARKGAALTLVSHADLVRFKRIEKLIGNEVPKIPVPPHIGSGEERDRHRSRRKPQKAKPVSTGKQETDKKPPGEGEKSQRRRRRRRGKGKPKVGGDAA, encoded by the coding sequence TTGGATTTTACTGAATTTGGATTCGACCCCGACTTGCTCGACGGCATAGAGGCCCTCAATTTTAAAACTGCTACCCCCATACAGGCGAAAGCTATTCCCGTGATTTTAGAGGGCAAAGACCTTATCGGCATCGCGCAGACGGGCACTGGGAAAACAGCCGCCTTCGTGCTGCCCATCATCCACAAGATATTGGAATCGAACGAGGCCAACTATACGCAGGCGCTCATCATCGTGCCGACCCGCGAGCTGGCCATGCAGATTGACCAAGCCATTGCCGCGTATTCCTATTTCACCGACATCTCCTCCATTGCCGTCTATGGCGGCGGCGGCGGGAAAGATTTTGCGCAAGGCAAAGAGGCCATCACAAGCGGCACCGACATCATCATCGCCACGCCGGGACGGCTGCTTGCGCATATCAATTTGGGCTACGTCAATTTTTCGCGTCTGCGCTTTCTCGTGCTTGACGAGGCCGACAGAATGCTCGACATGGGTTTCATGCCCGACCTCACCAAAATCATCAAAACACTCAATCCCCAACGGCAGAGCCTGCTCTTTTCCGCCACCATGCCACAAGGGGTGATGAAATTGGCCAAAACCCTCTTACGCAACCCCGTCACCGTCAGCATTGCCCTGTCGAAACCCGCCGAGGGGGTCAGCCAGGGAGCCTACATGGTGAACGACCGCCAGAAATTGCCGCTGATAGCCGATATTCTGAAAGACCGCACGGGTCAGCGCATCTTAATATTCTGCTCGAGCAAAATCGCCGTCGGCCAACTCTACCAGCAATTGAAAAGCCGAGGGCTGCCAATTGCCCGAATCAGCAGCGACCTCGAGCAGGAAGAGCGCGAACAGGTGATGCTCGCCTTCCGCAACCGCCAAACCGACATTCTCGTCGCCACCGACGTGCTCAGCCGAGGCATTGACATTGACGGCATTGACCTCGTGGTGAACTACGACGTGCCGCGCGACGCAGAGGACTATGTGCACCGCATCGGTCGCACGGCCCGCGCCGCCCGCAAGGGCGCCGCCCTCACCTTGGTCTCTCACGCAGACTTGGTGCGCTTCAAGCGCATCGAAAAATTGATTGGCAACGAGGTGCCGAAAATCCCCGTGCCGCCACATATCGGCTCAGGCGAGGAGCGCGACCGCCATCGCTCGCGCCGCAAGCCACAGAAGGCGAAACCTGTCAGCACGGGAAAACAAGAGACCGATAAAAAGCCTCCGGGCGAAGGTGAAAAATCGCAAAGAAGGCGACGAAGAAGAAGGGGCAAGGGCAAACCCAAAGTGGGGGGGGATGCTGCATGA
- a CDS encoding ferrous iron transport protein A, with translation MQRRYRTVPDLKQNESALTLAFTDPTLAGKLTAMGVLPGVRIELVRPAPFGEAYYVKVDGVRLALREEEAASILLEA, from the coding sequence ATGCAGCGCCGTTACCGCACCGTTCCTGACCTGAAACAAAACGAAAGCGCCCTCACGCTTGCCTTCACCGACCCCACGTTGGCGGGAAAATTAACCGCCATGGGGGTACTGCCTGGCGTACGCATTGAGTTGGTACGCCCCGCACCTTTTGGCGAAGCCTATTATGTAAAAGTTGATGGTGTCCGCTTAGCGCTCCGTGAAGAGGAGGCCGCGAGCATTTTATTGGAAGCATGA